A stretch of Brevundimonas naejangsanensis DNA encodes these proteins:
- a CDS encoding 5-carboxymethyl-2-hydroxymuconate Delta-isomerase — MPQITLEHSTHFDATDWRALSLEIHRLCVDVVGATTQACKTRVVRCDRLIIADGDPAQAMVHCDLRILTGRTQEQKTALGEAVLAALLAGVAPYDGPRQISVEIGNLDRDNYRKVTL, encoded by the coding sequence ATGCCACAGATTACGCTCGAACACTCCACCCATTTCGACGCGACCGACTGGCGCGCCCTGTCGCTGGAGATCCATCGCCTCTGCGTCGACGTGGTCGGGGCGACGACCCAGGCGTGCAAGACGCGCGTCGTCCGCTGCGATCGGCTGATCATCGCCGACGGCGATCCGGCCCAGGCCATGGTCCACTGCGACCTGCGCATCCTGACCGGCCGCACCCAGGAGCAGAAGACCGCCCTGGGCGAAGCCGTGCTGGCGGCCCTGCTGGCGGGCGTCGCGCCCTACGACGGTCCGCGCCAGATCTCGGTCGAGATCGGCAATCTGGACCGCGACAACTATCGCAAGGTCACTTTGTAA
- a CDS encoding lipoprotein-releasing ABC transporter permease subunit, with protein sequence MTDAATASAPPPASKGSGPFSSWEIGLALRYLRAKRKQGGVALIAMISFIGIMLAVAVLISVMSIMAGFRGTLMDRILSFNGHMYVQGPVLYAPDRDAALTRIADVPGVVAVSPLVESPAMFRAGGGATGGLVRGVRPQDLASTKFVYDSLSPEARASFGKGEYGGDRVLIGKSLAEQMGLREGDPISIYSPTGADSAFGNLGGLEKTYIVGGIYTSGAADYDRAFIFMPLEQAQLFFGKDGVWDVIEMKVAEPDLVENLLTPVQRAAGPGSVVQDWRNRQAAIWGALKVERVAMSIILGMVVAIAAMNIISGIVMLVKNKTRDIAILRTVGASQSSILRIFFMSGAAIGIGGTIAGLVLGLLFCWNIGAIQHFLEGLLGVQLFNADVYMLDSVPAKVDPWDVTWVAVFSFFMSCLASLPPSWNASRIDPVEALRFE encoded by the coding sequence ATGACCGACGCCGCGACGGCCTCCGCTCCGCCGCCCGCATCGAAGGGATCCGGCCCGTTCTCCAGCTGGGAGATCGGGCTGGCGCTCCGCTACCTGCGCGCCAAGCGCAAGCAGGGCGGGGTGGCGCTGATCGCCATGATCAGCTTCATCGGCATCATGCTGGCCGTCGCCGTGCTGATCAGCGTCATGAGCATCATGGCGGGCTTTCGCGGCACGCTGATGGATCGGATCCTGTCGTTCAACGGTCACATGTACGTGCAGGGGCCGGTGCTTTATGCGCCCGACCGCGACGCGGCGCTGACGCGGATCGCCGACGTGCCGGGCGTGGTGGCGGTGTCGCCGCTGGTCGAGTCTCCCGCCATGTTCCGTGCGGGCGGGGGCGCCACCGGGGGCCTGGTGCGCGGCGTGCGGCCGCAGGACCTGGCCTCGACCAAATTCGTCTATGACAGCCTGAGCCCCGAGGCGCGTGCGAGCTTCGGCAAGGGCGAATACGGCGGCGACCGCGTCCTGATCGGCAAGAGCCTGGCCGAGCAGATGGGCCTGCGCGAGGGCGACCCCATCTCCATCTATTCACCGACCGGGGCCGACAGCGCCTTCGGCAACCTCGGCGGGCTGGAGAAGACCTATATCGTCGGCGGCATCTACACCTCGGGCGCGGCCGACTATGATCGCGCCTTCATCTTCATGCCGCTGGAGCAGGCCCAGCTCTTCTTCGGCAAGGACGGCGTCTGGGACGTCATCGAGATGAAGGTGGCCGAGCCGGACCTGGTCGAAAACCTGCTGACGCCGGTCCAGCGCGCGGCCGGGCCAGGCAGCGTGGTTCAGGACTGGCGCAACCGTCAGGCCGCCATCTGGGGCGCGCTCAAGGTCGAGCGGGTGGCCATGAGCATCATCCTGGGCATGGTCGTGGCCATCGCCGCCATGAACATCATCAGCGGCATCGTCATGCTGGTGAAGAACAAGACGCGCGACATCGCCATCCTGCGCACCGTCGGGGCCAGCCAGTCGTCCATCCTGCGCATCTTCTTCATGTCGGGCGCGGCCATCGGCATCGGCGGCACCATCGCCGGCCTGGTTCTGGGCCTGCTGTTCTGCTGGAACATCGGGGCGATCCAGCATTTCCTCGAAGGACTGCTGGGCGTCCAGCTGTTCAACGCCGACGTCTACATGCTGGATTCCGTGCCGGCCAAGGTCGACCCGTGGGACGTGACCTGGGTGGCGGTCTTCTCCTTCTTCATGAGCTGCCTAGCCAGCCTGCCGCCGTCGTGGAACGCGTCGCGCATCGATCCGGTGGAGGCCCTGCGCTTTGAATAG
- a CDS encoding ABC transporter ATP-binding protein, whose protein sequence is MNRLLKKKPAVAAGTNGAILSLRGVTRTYPTAQGGLTVLKGVDLDVMPGEVVGLIGPSGSGKSSLLHAAGLLERPTSGHVLIDGEDVGGLDERARTRLRLHRIGFVYQFHHLLPEFDALDNVALPMRIAGVREGEARRRATQTLTALGLGERVTHQPAQLSGGEQQRVAIARALANSPRLLLADEPTGNLDPATSQAVFEALRERAKTTGIAALIATHNMELAGHMDRVFALKDGHLEQRAAQSQAY, encoded by the coding sequence TTGAATAGGCTGCTGAAGAAGAAGCCCGCCGTCGCCGCCGGGACGAACGGCGCCATCCTGTCGCTGCGCGGGGTGACGCGCACCTATCCGACCGCCCAGGGCGGGCTGACGGTTCTGAAGGGCGTTGACCTGGACGTCATGCCGGGCGAGGTCGTCGGCCTGATCGGGCCGTCAGGCTCGGGCAAGTCCAGCCTGCTGCACGCGGCGGGCCTGCTGGAGCGGCCGACCAGCGGCCATGTGCTGATCGACGGCGAGGACGTCGGCGGGCTGGACGAACGCGCGCGCACGCGGCTGCGCCTGCACCGCATCGGCTTTGTTTATCAGTTCCACCACCTGCTGCCCGAGTTCGACGCCCTCGACAATGTGGCCCTGCCCATGCGCATCGCGGGCGTGCGGGAAGGGGAGGCGCGTCGGCGCGCGACCCAGACCCTGACCGCCCTCGGGCTGGGCGAGCGCGTCACCCACCAGCCGGCGCAATTGTCCGGCGGCGAGCAGCAGCGGGTCGCCATCGCCCGCGCCCTGGCCAACAGCCCGCGCCTGCTGCTGGCGGACGAGCCGACCGGCAACCTGGACCCCGCCACCAGCCAGGCGGTGTTCGAGGCCCTGCGCGAACGGGCCAAGACCACGGGCATCGCCGCCCTGATCGCCACCCACAACATGGAGTTGGCGGGCCACATGGACCGTGTCTTCGCCCTGAAGGACGGCCACCTGGAACAGAGGGCGGCCCAGAGCCAAGCCTACTGA
- the proS gene encoding proline--tRNA ligase: MRLSRYFLPTLKEAPSDAQIVSHQLMLRAGMIKQEAAGIYAWLPLGLRVLRKIENIVREEQVKAGAVELLMPTLQLADLWRESGRYDAYGPEMLRITDRHERELLYGPTNEEMVTDIFRGFVKSYKALPLNLFHIQWKFRDERRPRFGVMRGREFLMKDAYSFDLDEASARIAYKRMFAAYLNTFARLGLKAVPMRADTGPIGGDLSHEFIVLADTGESEVFCDRKLVEMAAPGHNLSVEQLEGVFNERTALYAATEEMHDQAQFEAQTAEGDRLSARGIEVGHIFYFGTKYSAPMKAKVAGPDGQDTEVHMGSYGVGVSRLLGAIIEASHDEGGIIWPDSVAPFDVVVINLRANDAAVSAACEDAVAKLEALGKDVLYDDTDERPGGKFATADLIGVPWQLTIGPKGLADGVVELKRRATGEKQNLSLDAALELLTK, encoded by the coding sequence ATGCGCCTGTCGCGCTACTTCCTGCCGACCCTGAAAGAAGCCCCTTCCGACGCCCAGATCGTGTCGCATCAGCTGATGCTGCGCGCGGGCATGATCAAGCAGGAGGCGGCCGGCATCTACGCCTGGCTGCCGCTGGGCCTGCGGGTGCTGCGCAAGATCGAGAACATCGTGCGCGAGGAGCAGGTCAAGGCCGGCGCCGTCGAGCTGCTGATGCCGACGTTGCAGCTGGCCGACCTGTGGCGCGAGAGCGGCCGCTACGACGCCTATGGCCCGGAGATGCTGCGCATCACCGACCGCCATGAGCGCGAGCTGCTGTATGGGCCGACCAATGAGGAGATGGTCACCGACATCTTCCGCGGCTTTGTGAAGTCGTACAAAGCCCTGCCGCTGAACCTCTTCCACATCCAGTGGAAGTTCCGCGACGAGCGCCGTCCGCGCTTCGGCGTCATGCGTGGCCGCGAGTTCCTGATGAAGGACGCCTATTCCTTCGATCTGGACGAGGCCTCGGCCCGCATCGCCTACAAGCGGATGTTCGCGGCCTATCTGAACACCTTCGCCCGCCTGGGGCTGAAGGCGGTGCCGATGCGCGCCGACACCGGCCCCATCGGCGGCGACCTGAGCCACGAGTTCATCGTCCTGGCCGACACCGGCGAGAGCGAGGTCTTCTGCGACCGCAAGCTGGTCGAGATGGCCGCGCCGGGCCACAACCTCAGCGTCGAGCAGCTGGAAGGCGTGTTCAACGAGCGCACGGCCCTCTACGCCGCGACCGAGGAAATGCACGACCAGGCCCAGTTCGAGGCCCAGACCGCCGAGGGCGACCGCCTGTCGGCGCGCGGCATCGAGGTCGGCCACATCTTCTACTTCGGCACCAAATACTCGGCCCCGATGAAGGCCAAGGTCGCCGGGCCGGACGGCCAGGACACCGAGGTCCACATGGGCAGCTACGGCGTCGGGGTGTCGCGCCTGCTGGGCGCCATCATCGAGGCCAGCCATGACGAGGGCGGCATCATCTGGCCGGACTCGGTCGCGCCGTTCGACGTGGTGGTGATCAACCTGCGCGCCAATGACGCCGCCGTCTCGGCCGCGTGCGAGGACGCGGTCGCCAAGCTGGAGGCCCTGGGCAAGGACGTCCTCTACGACGACACCGACGAGCGTCCGGGCGGCAAGTTCGCCACCGCCGACCTGATCGGCGTGCCGTGGCAGCTGACCATCGGGCCCAAGGGCCTGGCCGACGGCGTGGTCGAACTGAAGCGCCGCGCCACGGGCGAGAAGCAGAACCTGTCGCTGGACGCCGCCCTGGAGCTGCTCACGAAATGA
- a CDS encoding DUF1467 family protein → MPLGPFTLVATYLTVWWIVLFAILPLGTSEQTKEPPTDGTQWGAPTEPRLKQKFITTTWVAAIVWAIIVALVWIGWMPIPHINQSGAL, encoded by the coding sequence ATGCCTCTTGGCCCCTTTACCCTGGTCGCCACCTATCTCACCGTCTGGTGGATCGTGCTGTTCGCCATCCTGCCGCTGGGCACATCGGAGCAGACCAAGGAACCGCCGACGGACGGCACCCAGTGGGGCGCGCCCACCGAGCCCCGCCTCAAGCAGAAATTCATCACCACCACCTGGGTGGCCGCCATCGTCTGGGCGATCATCGTCGCCCTGGTGTGGATCGGCTGGATGCCCATTCCTCACATCAATCAATCCGGCGCGCTCTAG
- a CDS encoding DUF3088 family protein → MADRLYLLNADWFDDQGGPWFCPPGARIEGVLGLYPRLREHLTVTYLDHPRPRPAVIAEVGEANQSCPLLVLDGEFDWPDAQVSEETGARFLQDDDILPYWAARYGIGRPHP, encoded by the coding sequence ATGGCCGATCGTCTGTATCTGCTGAACGCCGACTGGTTCGACGATCAGGGCGGGCCGTGGTTCTGCCCGCCCGGCGCGCGGATCGAGGGGGTGCTGGGCCTCTATCCGCGCCTGCGCGAGCATCTGACCGTCACCTATCTGGATCACCCGCGCCCGCGCCCGGCCGTGATCGCCGAGGTGGGGGAGGCGAACCAGAGCTGCCCCTTGCTGGTGCTGGACGGCGAGTTCGACTGGCCCGACGCCCAGGTCAGCGAAGAGACCGGCGCGCGCTTCCTGCAGGACGACGACATCCTGCCGTACTGGGCCGCCCGCTACGGCATCGGCCGGCCGCATCCGTAA
- the dnaE gene encoding DNA polymerase III subunit alpha, translated as MADAVNSQGFVHLRVRSAYSLLEGAIKAGKIGKMAAEAGMPAVAVADRANLFGALEFSQTTKDAGVQPLVACALPVLDIGGQAAPRWAKTPTVVLLAQNERGWLNLCALSSAAYLDAGEMAEPGVPWGKVVEKSEGLILLSGGPDGPIDPLFVQKKPAEAAAALAEMKRVFGDRFYVELQRHGLSSEIEAEGGLVEWAYANDVPLVATNDVYYAKAAQAKSHDALLCISDGAFTGQEDRRRVTGEHWFKSAEAMRELFADLPEACDNTIEIARRCAFLVKTHKPILPRFDTGAGRSEADELAHQAREGLKARLEKNKAYAPEQDYWDRLEWEVGIIQQMGFPGYFLIVADFIKWAKLHDIPVGPGRGSGAGSLVAWSLTITDLDPLRFGLLFERFLNPERVSMPDFDIDFCQERREEVIDYVQDHYGKDRVAQIITFGTLQARAVLRDVGRVLQMPLGQVDRLAKMVPANPANPVTLAQAIDLEPRLREARDAEASVKALLETALELEGLYRNASTHAAGIVIGDRPLTELVPLYQDPRSTIPASQFNMKWVEPAGLVKFDFLGLKTLTVLDRAKGYLERRGAAPEWNLLPLDDPRTYELMASGQTVGVFQLESQGMRDTLRKMRCGSIEEITALISLYRPGPMEMIDTYIDRKFGRAEVDYLHPSLKEVLTETYGVIIYQEQVMKIAQILAGYSLGEADLLRRAMGKKKKEEMDFQRLRFVKGASEKGVPESQSGSIFDLVAKFAGYGFNKSHAAAYALISFQTGWLKANHPVEFFAASMSLDLSNTDKLAVFYQDCRRFEVPVLAPDINRSSADFDVAWKDGQGSVLYALGAIRNVGLEAMKHVVEVREAGGPFADIFDFLERVDPKAVNKRALEGLARAGAFDSLHPNRRQLFEQADVLIAYCQSVAAERASSQVSLFGADQAAAARPRLKSVEPWAGPDKLDQELYAVGFYLSGHPLEELTPALKRKRVTFVAEAQGLAEAGHEAFQMAGVVRRRQERASARTGEKFAFVTFSDPTGEFECLFPPEQLRRCREILEVGASVLVKVRAKAADGEVRFFGDDASRMDVLLDDAQIGLRVVLSAQSADAEALKARLDRARAQGKGGEVWLQATLGGRTEVEIKLPGRYRLDAALRGALKSAPGVVMLEDA; from the coding sequence TTGGCGGATGCGGTGAACAGTCAGGGCTTTGTCCATCTGCGGGTCCGCAGCGCCTATTCCTTGCTTGAAGGCGCGATCAAGGCCGGCAAGATCGGCAAGATGGCCGCCGAGGCGGGCATGCCCGCCGTCGCCGTGGCCGACCGCGCCAACCTGTTCGGCGCGCTGGAGTTCAGCCAGACGACCAAGGACGCGGGGGTGCAGCCGCTGGTCGCCTGCGCCCTGCCGGTGCTCGACATCGGCGGGCAGGCGGCGCCGCGCTGGGCCAAGACCCCGACGGTCGTCCTGCTGGCCCAGAACGAGCGGGGCTGGCTCAATCTGTGCGCCCTGTCGTCCGCCGCCTACCTCGACGCGGGCGAGATGGCCGAGCCGGGCGTGCCCTGGGGAAAGGTTGTGGAAAAGTCCGAGGGGCTGATCCTGCTGTCAGGCGGTCCGGACGGCCCGATCGACCCGCTGTTCGTGCAGAAGAAACCCGCCGAGGCCGCCGCCGCCCTGGCCGAGATGAAGCGGGTGTTCGGCGACCGCTTCTATGTCGAACTGCAGCGCCACGGCCTGTCCAGCGAGATCGAGGCCGAGGGCGGCCTGGTCGAATGGGCCTACGCCAACGATGTCCCGCTCGTCGCGACCAACGACGTCTATTACGCCAAGGCGGCCCAGGCGAAGTCGCATGACGCGCTTCTGTGCATCTCCGACGGCGCCTTCACGGGCCAGGAGGACCGCCGCCGCGTCACCGGCGAGCACTGGTTCAAGTCGGCCGAGGCGATGCGCGAGCTGTTCGCCGACCTGCCCGAGGCCTGCGACAACACCATCGAGATCGCCCGCCGCTGCGCCTTCCTGGTCAAGACGCACAAGCCGATCCTGCCGCGCTTCGACACCGGCGCGGGCCGTTCCGAGGCCGACGAACTGGCGCACCAGGCGCGCGAGGGGCTGAAGGCGCGGCTGGAGAAGAATAAGGCTTACGCGCCCGAGCAGGACTATTGGGACCGCCTCGAGTGGGAGGTGGGGATCATCCAGCAGATGGGGTTCCCCGGCTACTTCCTGATCGTTGCCGACTTCATCAAATGGGCCAAGCTGCATGACATCCCGGTGGGGCCGGGGCGGGGCTCGGGGGCCGGCTCCCTGGTCGCCTGGTCGCTGACCATCACCGACCTGGATCCCTTGCGGTTCGGCCTGCTGTTCGAGCGCTTCCTGAACCCGGAACGCGTGTCGATGCCCGACTTCGACATCGACTTCTGTCAGGAGCGGCGCGAAGAGGTCATCGACTACGTCCAGGACCACTACGGCAAGGACCGGGTGGCCCAGATCATCACCTTCGGCACCCTGCAGGCGCGGGCCGTGCTGCGCGACGTGGGCCGCGTGCTCCAGATGCCGCTGGGCCAGGTGGACCGCCTGGCCAAGATGGTGCCGGCCAACCCCGCCAATCCCGTGACCCTGGCCCAGGCCATCGACCTGGAGCCGCGCCTGCGCGAGGCGCGTGACGCCGAGGCCTCGGTCAAGGCGCTGCTGGAGACGGCGCTGGAGCTGGAAGGGCTCTATCGCAACGCCTCGACCCACGCGGCGGGCATCGTCATCGGCGACCGGCCGCTGACGGAGCTGGTGCCCCTGTATCAGGACCCGCGCTCCACCATCCCCGCCAGCCAGTTCAACATGAAGTGGGTCGAGCCGGCGGGCCTGGTGAAGTTCGACTTCCTGGGCCTGAAGACGCTGACGGTGCTGGACCGGGCCAAGGGCTATCTGGAACGGCGCGGCGCGGCGCCCGAATGGAACCTGCTGCCGCTGGACGATCCCAGGACCTATGAACTGATGGCCTCGGGCCAGACGGTCGGGGTGTTCCAGCTGGAATCCCAGGGCATGCGCGACACCCTGCGCAAGATGCGCTGCGGCTCGATCGAGGAAATTACCGCCCTGATCTCCCTCTACCGGCCCGGGCCGATGGAGATGATCGATACCTACATCGACCGGAAGTTCGGCCGGGCCGAGGTGGACTACCTGCACCCCAGCCTGAAGGAGGTGCTGACCGAGACCTACGGCGTCATCATCTACCAGGAACAGGTGATGAAGATCGCCCAGATCCTGGCGGGCTACAGCCTGGGCGAGGCCGACCTGCTGCGTCGCGCGATGGGCAAGAAGAAGAAGGAGGAGATGGACTTCCAGCGCCTCCGCTTCGTCAAGGGCGCGTCCGAGAAGGGGGTTCCGGAGTCTCAGTCCGGCTCCATCTTCGACCTGGTGGCCAAGTTCGCGGGCTACGGCTTCAACAAGTCGCACGCGGCGGCCTATGCCCTGATCTCGTTCCAGACGGGCTGGTTGAAGGCCAATCATCCGGTCGAGTTCTTCGCCGCCTCGATGAGCCTCGATCTATCGAACACCGACAAGCTGGCGGTCTTCTACCAGGACTGCCGTCGTTTCGAGGTTCCGGTTCTGGCGCCGGACATCAACCGCTCGTCCGCCGATTTCGACGTGGCGTGGAAGGACGGGCAGGGCAGCGTCCTCTATGCGCTCGGCGCCATCCGCAACGTCGGTCTGGAGGCGATGAAGCACGTGGTGGAGGTGCGCGAGGCGGGCGGCCCCTTCGCCGACATCTTCGACTTCCTGGAGCGGGTCGATCCCAAGGCGGTCAACAAGCGGGCCCTGGAAGGCCTGGCGCGGGCCGGGGCTTTCGACAGCCTCCATCCTAATCGCCGCCAGCTGTTCGAGCAGGCCGACGTGCTGATCGCCTATTGCCAGAGCGTGGCCGCCGAGCGCGCCTCGTCCCAGGTCAGCCTGTTCGGCGCCGATCAGGCCGCCGCCGCCCGGCCGCGCCTGAAGAGCGTGGAGCCCTGGGCCGGACCGGACAAGCTGGATCAGGAGCTTTACGCCGTCGGTTTCTACCTGTCCGGCCACCCGCTGGAGGAGCTGACGCCGGCGCTGAAGCGCAAGCGCGTGACCTTCGTGGCCGAGGCGCAAGGCCTGGCCGAGGCCGGGCACGAAGCCTTCCAGATGGCCGGGGTCGTGCGGCGCCGTCAGGAACGGGCCAGCGCCCGCACCGGCGAGAAGTTCGCCTTCGTCACCTTCTCGGATCCGACGGGCGAGTTCGAATGCCTGTTCCCGCCCGAGCAACTGCGGCGTTGCCGCGAGATTCTGGAGGTGGGGGCGTCGGTCCTGGTCAAGGTGCGGGCCAAGGCGGCGGACGGGGAGGTGCGCTTCTTCGGCGACGACGCCAGCCGCATGGACGTGCTGCTGGACGACGCCCAGATCGGCCTGCGCGTGGTCCTGTCGGCCCAGTCGGCGGACGCCGAGGCGCTGAAGGCGCGGCTGGATCGGGCGCGGGCGCAGGGCAAGGGCGGCGAGGTCTGGCTGCAGGCGACCCTGGGCGGCCGCACCGAGGTGGAAATCAAGCTGCCCGGACGATACCGGCTAGACGCGGCGCTGCGCGGCGCGTTGAAGTCGGCGCCGGGGGTGGTGATGCTGGAGGACGCCTGA